Below is a genomic region from Schistocerca americana isolate TAMUIC-IGC-003095 chromosome 1, iqSchAmer2.1, whole genome shotgun sequence.
TTTACTATGGAGATTAGTTCAATATCTAGATATTGAAGCAATAAAAATAGTATATTTTGGGTTGGTGTATCTATCTATTGTGGGGTAGGTGTAGCCAATACAATATAAGGAGGGTATAtgtattgcagaaaagagtaataagaactatggcaaaagtaagacccagaactttatgcaaaaacctgtttattaattttaatattatgactatgtatgcagtatatatgtttcaatcaatattattagtgaaaaaagacaaaaaagtgacaaacaggaatatggaaatccatgattacGATACAAGACACAAATCAGACTTTCACATGGTGAGCAGAAgattgaatctaacaacaaataccccattcattaaggaagcaatattttataattctctgccaaacaacctgaaacagctttctggtagaatttttaaaaacgagTTGAAAAAATTGCTTATATTGAAGCgcccatacagtatggtgctgacatgatttgacctcagggatgctatgttaaatatacttaaatgatcttttacttaatagcatgtaatctatatatattgtgtatcaataatataaatgtaattattgtaacattgcccatgcatgttaactacatgtttcgagctgtaagataaatgaaataaataaacataagataTTACACTCAGAGTTCCAAAACACTTCTGTATGCAGGTGGTATATCCATTGTGTGGAAAAAGTAATCATTTAATGAACTAGAGACCcactgtaataatgtgacaaatgaaattgttCAGTACTTTAATGAATCTACGGAATAGAAATTTGGGGAGCAACAACAAAAGCTAATCTAAATAAGCTACTGCTACTTCAAAAAAGGGCTATAAGAatcatctgtggagcaaaatataacaGGTGTACTAACCGTAGTAAACATGTACATTCTAAAACCCCAGCATTTGTTCCAATTTGTATCAGTACAataccaaaaataaagaaaaattttacatcagCAGCCCCACAACAGCACTCTATGAAAAGTGTCCACAATACACAGGTTCAAAGTTAGCCCAGTAAAGTTATGATCCTACCCACAATGAGGCTTAAATTTCAGcttaagaaattcctgttacaaaatccATTTCACACATTAGAAGAATACCATACTTACATGTAGATTAAGAAGTGCtttgaaaaaatatgtaaatagtgttAAGCACCATCTTATTTGTAATTTAATCATTTTGTTAATCAATCACATATTCAGAAGAATCTAGTATTGTGCTATGTATCAAGAATTGTAACCTGATTTTATACATATGCAATGAATCATTTGATGCTGaattaagtattattattattattattattatacattcaTTACAATAAGTATGTTATATGTCATGTCTAATATGAAACATTgaaaaaacattttgtaattattaTAGTGCAGAAAGAGAAAAAACAAACACAGTTTACATTTATTCATGTGAAGTACAACAATAGTGACAAATTATAGGAAAGTAGATTTCATCTATGGACACTAGCAGTAACAGACATGAGAAAAGGGGCAGAAGGTGGAGAGACAAGGGAGCACAATAAAATACAATTGGTGAAGATAGTGAAGAAGAAAGTGAAGTGACTGACTGTGAAATGAAAAGAGAAAGCAAACAACGTAAACGAGAGATGATGGgaacattttatttacttttttatagaGTGTAAACTGACCATATACATTAATTTTTGGTGAAACAATATGATGGTGACAGAAGGAAGTGCTCAATACTTTTCTTAAAAAGCAACAGAGCATTTAATTGTGTGCAGAGTACAGGGCAGCTTGTTACAGAATTGGATGACAGCAATGGGGAAGGAGTTTGCAAATGGTTTCATTTTATGGATAGGCACAGCTAGGTTACCAGGTGAGACcttgtgtttcgattatgatgagatAACAGGTTCTTAATCTTTGATGTGAAGTACTGTGGAGCATGcaaactgaagagccaatgaaataaACATAGCATATGGTAGTCACCAACCTCACATAGTTGTAACTAATCTCACTGGATATATGAAGCATTGACATGGTCACATGGACAGATGTTGCAAGTTTAAAATGAACAAGTATTCATAGTTAGTTCTAACAGTCTAGTGTTCTCTCTTGTTCCATGTTTGATTATATTGTAAGAATGGAGATTAGGTAAAAAGAGTACTACACAAGTTTACATTTCACAATCTGTGAAAATACGTGCTGAAACTTTCTACGGCCACAGAGGAAATTTGCCAATAGTATCTCCTGCACAGTTGAGATGCTCATTGACAGTGACACCCAAGTTCTGATGATATACTAAAATTACTCAGTTTCAACAAATTTGGTAACCAAGGAATGGTGGAGAACTTCTACATCATTTATAAATAGTGCCCCACTGTGACTGACTGGTGGTGTACATACTCAATATCAGTATAAAAATTTAGAGAGGAAGGCAGAAAGATTCTTTAATATTTTTTTGATGGTACTTCAGAAGTCTGATCTCCCTGCTGTTGCTAGGTATCTCAGATATAATGCATGCTATGAAACATAGCTTGAAGCCTTTTCACAAGAGCTGCACAACTCAGTGCTGAAAACCCTATCGAAATCCGTGTATTGATGTTATTTTCGTTTCTATTTTATGCAATCTATTTCATAGCTGTGCTTTGACAAAAGGCAGTCACACACTGTATTTCATATACTTTTAATGCATTCAAAGAGAAACAAATTCTCCCTGATGTTTGTCTGCCTACCCACACTATGTCACCCTGGTTTAAAAGATGTGCCATGGAATAGCCTGAATAAATTTTCAAAATCACCACACCATACGCCATGTGATATAGGTCGGCAAGGAGAAGCAGGGGCTTGTGTTGTCACTTTTGAAGACTTCTAATTCATGGTGAGCTCTATGTGGTAGGCATATGTACCATTCATTTTTAATATGTTTTCTGTTCTGTTATCCGTACTCATTGCGAGAACATGGCAGTTTAACTTGTGCTTAAACTATTTGCATCACTgaaatgaagcacttaaaaataaaattcagggGTATATTTCATTGGAGCTTATGTGTAAAGCACTACAAATAACACAAAACACAAGAGGGAACTTTCACACTGACAAAATCTACAAAGAATGTCATCCAACATAGTATTAATCAAACAGTTTCACCATTAGGAACAACTATACCATTCTCATTTAAATGTCCATTTAGAGCATTAAGACCTTAGAATTAAAAATGTTGCAATGAATCAACAAAATGTCAGCCACGTAGTTTTGTCTCCATACaagtaaatttttgtttaaaccAGGTATATTCTTCAACACATTCAAAAATGGCTTTAACAGTCAAACTAAATGCATGAATAAAATGTCTGCTTACTGGTGTATGAGATAGCAGCTTTTCTAGAgacaaataagagatttatagtttcTGATATCATGTAATCTTTTATCGATAACAGAGGATAAGAACACTTTTAAgttaataaaataatgaagttgTGGCTTGCTGTGAGTCACTAAATATGATGGAATTAGGGAGATAAGAATGGAAGTAAATTTTACATTAATAATGGAAAGTAACAAATAAAATGAATCAGAACACTACTGTGGAGAAAGTGAAGGAAGTTTAGGGTGTCATATACTATTGATGATGAGAGCATTAGAGATAAATGCAAGTGCAGATGAGATAAGGATGCAGAAGACAAAAGGTcaagcccttttcaaaggaaccatcctcatATTTGTCATAACCAATTTATGGAAatggcagaaaacctaaatctggatggtggaTGAATACTGAAACCTGCTCTTCCCAATTGTGGTTGCAATACCATGACCACTGTGATACATTTATCAATGTTACTGTGGAGAGTAGAGTAGTCAATAGATAATGGATCATGGACTATGGAAGGAGAAACTGGGAGAAGAAATCAAACAGAAACAATAAATTAGCTGAggtgagaacagaaaaaaattggtaACACTAGAATGAGTGAaagtatttgaaaataagaaaagtataaCAGAACACAAAATGAATGAGAAAAGTGTGGTACAAAAAAGGTCATAGTAAAACTGATGAAGATTGTGAAAATAAGGAAGTGAAATACCAGGAGAGGATGCAGAAAAAACAGTAAATAATGATgaagaaaaacacagcaacaggaGAGACTAATGTCAAGAAAACAAGAATCAGTTGGAAAGCAGACTTCTACCTGCAAAGTTCACAGAACATTTTTGACACGAAATCTGCAATAAAATTGCTACTTTTGTATCACAGAGCTATTTCTGTGGCAATGGATATACTATCCACATGCATTTTCTATCTGTGTAGTGGTCATCAGACTGAAGTAAAAAGTTGAATAATTatttcatttgaggtgatgtacaACGTAACTGGTGCAGCGTGCCTAACTCCATGATAGGTCTTTGTGATACTAAAGTGGTAGTTGTATGAGGATACAAATGACTAGCTCTGGATTTGGAATAGTCACAAGAATTACCATCTAGTTGAACAAAAACAATTTATGTAGCTGCATAAAGGGAAACTGTAACACTGACATAGAACATAGTTGATACATTGAACCAGAGTAGTTATTACCTCCACTGTCTTTGTCAATTATTTGGTGGGTAACACTCCACATGACAGCAATGAACTACACATGAAAGCTGATGAGAATAGCTTGATAAAAAATCAAGGTGTATACAGAAAGTACTGCATTCCAAACATTACTACTGTAGAACTGTGAACATGATTTTGTATGTTTTCAATGGCTTCTTTACTCTTTTATGTACCACAATCAGTCACAGAGAATGTCAGACCATTGCCAACGAATCATACTTCTCAAAATGTTCAAGTAAACTGACTACCCTACTGTCTTTGAAATCCACTCTGTCATTTGACTTCTTAAGTCAAGGGATGTGAAACAGGCAAACATACATTGTTGACTATGTGAGATCTCTGAAGATAAAGTAACAAATGACGGAACAGTAAGGAAATGATAGCAAAAGTTCAATGAGGATAACGAGCCAACACACATCACCCCATCCCCTCTCAGCCCCTCATCGATTATCAAAATGGCAAATGGTTTGAATGACAGCTGCATACTGACAAAACAGTCCGCTTTGAGAGTATGAATAACATAACAGAGATAAGTTACATGTAAACAGATTGTTCATTAGCTACCACTAATTtctgctattactatctgaaaccaCTGTCTTAAGTTTATAGGAACATATTCTACAgtgttatatatttatttattgtctcACCTCTGCTGATAACTTGATATCCAACTGGTTCATGTACACCCTCATTGATTTTTGACAAGTGCAGAAGTGGCATTGGTTGCATTAACTTTCTCCCTTCAAAGTATATAACATATATTCTTTTAATAGGGTTTCTGTTTTCATGTACCACTCGATGTCCAACAATACATGGGACAAGAGGTATAAATCTGGCTGGAGTATTCACCAACTGAGCAGCAATTTCCTTCATTTCAGGGTTTAAATCTTCTGAAAccaaatcatcagcattcttctcccCTTCACTGAAGTCACTAACACTTTTCACAAGATCTTCATTTGATGCCCTTTTTTCAAAATTTCCATCTGATGTGTGTACAATTGGTTTCAGACAACAGCATATACTCTGACACTCCAGAGAATTATTTTTTGAACAAGGTTGTGAGATCTGGGAAAGAGTTACAGAAGCAGAAAGTTTATCATCTTCATATGATAAATTATGTACAGTAGAAGTTTCTGCTTCTTCATCTGATGAGTGTGCACATGCTTCTTTCAAGTGCAAAATTAACCTCAATAGTTTGTTCCCTGCAGAACTTATGGGATACAGGAGCATAGTCTTTATGTCTGAACCACTCAACTGTGAGAACCTAACACACTGTAGAACTCTGCATGTATATTCTGCTCTTTCTGGATTCTCTTGTAGCCAATTCATTCCTGCCTCAAAAACTTCAAATTCTCCTTCTCTTACATTTAAACCATCATTTGATAAATAGTCTTCCAACTGTTCTATCGTAAGCTGAGTAAATGATGGTGACAGTTTCACTTTGAAGAACTCCCATAAAGCAAAAGCTTTAGCTTTCTTGTATAATTCAATTATATCAAGCTCATATGTTTTGTGCATTGTTTGTAAACAAGTTTCAACTgttaaccattcttgagcaatcaGTCTTACACATGTCTTTTTTAAATCTTCAAATTGCAGCATACTTGAGGCTTGAAGCACTGACAGTATCATATCCGAGTTtaaaatttcagatggaatttcattAGTTTGTATAAATTTCAGTACAACTTCCATAGCATCAGGTTCTACACCCTGCAGAAGAAAAGAACATCTTATTTCAAATGAGGCTACAAGGATGTATGGAGCTAAAGAGAAATCCACTACAACAAACATTTCAATAAAGGACAACACAACATAAATGTAACAATGTTATATTCTACAATAAACACgtatgaataaatgcaggaaaatggaggagtgtgtGGGAACATACAGCAAATGCCATCTTCGGGAGTTAGGTGGTAGtgcatttcgaaaagtaaaaagttaaacaatatacaaatacaaaaggagcaaacaggaaaaGCATTAACATTATACTCAAAACAGTCCTATGTAacagtttgctttaaataaatgaACTACGTGAAATGAAAAACAGTACTTGATTACTCAGTTTCAACAGGCATTCAACACTGAAAGTAAAACAAGTGCCAGTTAAAAGAAAGAATTAACAATTGTAAATAAGTCTATATAGATTACACAGACAGAActgaatgaatacaggaaaatgggggaaTATGTATCACCAGACAGTGTTGGAATCAATGAAAAACAGAAAGGATTATGTAAAGTTTAGGAGAGGGAAAGTATTAAGGTCTGGACTGTGAGCTACATGTTTATTAATTTCTACGACTTCCAGCAGATTGAGCTTTTGGCTTTTCCTTGGCTACCACATATGCTAATTCATTTCTGTCAGTTTCCATTTGTCCTGATACTAAGTAGTGTGACATCTCCTTTCTCTAGCTTTCTAGGTAAAGAGAATCCTGGAACTTGTAGAGATGTTTATATGCTGGAAAAATGCACTGTGTAGGTTCATGGGCACTCAGACAAGGAATTCCACAGCACAAATACTACTCATCTACTCCTTTGCCCTCTACAACATGAGGAACTCAGCACAAAATATATTTTACTTGATAAACATATCTTGAGGACATTCAAGCATGTTAGCTAAACATAAAGTTATTGGTATGTACCGCCCACCAAATACAGATGTGTTGTACTATCTTGATAGACTTAACAGGGCAATTAGTCAAACAGGCCTCACTGACCTTAGTGTAGTTGGAGACTTAAATACTGATGCAAACTCCTGTAATATAACCTACCTGAAAATAACGGATATATTAAACTCATAATCTCACAAATATAGTGAATTCTGACACTAGGGTAACAGAGTCAAGCTCCAGTATGATACATTAACAAAAATGTAAGAGACAGTGTTAACTTTCAAAGTGTTGATTTTCATTACTCAGATCACTATTGTCAGGTGTTAGaatatttcaggtttgctgtatcaacaAGCAACTAAGATAATTGAGAAGAAGCAGATCCTGAATAGCACCAACATCAGTTCCTTCAAAACTAAGTTAGCAGAGGACAAATAGGACACTACCAAACTAAAGGGTCAGAAAACAAATGGGAAAAATTTTATAGGACAGTGCTGAAGCATTTCGACTACTGCTGCCCTCTCAAAGAAATAACCAGGGTACAAACCAACTCTTGTCTTGAAAGTAATACTAGGCTGAAACTTACACCTAGCCTGATTAAGTTAAGGCAGAATATATATTATCTTGACTGTTTATATAAGGAAAAAAAGCTACACATATTTAAGGAAAAGTACAATCAGGCCAAAAAAACTTTTAAGGCAGATCTTTTATACCTGAGGAAACAGATAATGATGCAGTAGAGCATTCATCCAACATAGGTAATGCATCCTGAAGACTAATCAATAAACATTGTAAAGCCACCagcaagggatatagtgaaccagTTAGCATTAGACACGAGGGTCATCCAGTGAAACATCCAAATGAAGTATGGACTTTATTCAATAAGCGTTTTATCTGTCCTTTTGACCAAGGAGCCACTATTATAGATTTACAAGCTGGCACACCAAATGATGTCACGGATGGTATAGAGCTCGAATTTATGGAGGTGAGTCAACAGGAAatatttaacacaatgcaaaagctaAAGAACAATCATTCATCTGGATGGGCTGGTATCTCAAGTGTGGTGTTAAAGAAATGTGCCAATGAAATAACTAAACCCCTTACCCATCTTATCAACTGTAGTATTAATGAAAACATATACCCAAATGCCTTAAAAATAAGTGTAATTCAGCCAGTCCTTAAGAAAGGAAGTGCAGAcgaagtttcaaattatagaccgaTATCACCAATCGCTACCTTCAGTAAAATATGTGAAACAGTTACCCTATCACAGCTCCCAACATTTTGCTCAAGACACAAACACTTACCAAATGGCAGCTTGGGTTTAGGAAAGGCTAAAGCAGTTACCAGTTTCTTCCCGAAGTATATAGCAATACGGAATGGGGTATGCACACAGCCGGAATATTCCTTgacctgagcaaagcttttgactcagtaaaCTATTAGATTCTCTTAAAAAAACTGTGGGTGTACAACATCAGTGATGCATCAATGAAACAACTATCCACCTATCTGGtgaatcggaaacagtgtaccaaaCTTACACATCAAATTGACGATAAGAGCTTAAATTTTAAATCCACAAGTGAAACACTGACACATGGAGTTCCTCAAGGCTCAATTCTTGGACCTTTCTTCTTTTTAGCATATATTAATGGCGTACAGCCAATTAACTCATACATTGTAAATTATGGTGATGACACCTGTTTTATTTTATGATAAAGATTGTGAGGAACTGAAATTTTCAGCAAGAAATGGGATACTAGAATTAAGTTCATATTTTCATGCACAAGGATTAAAGGTCAATGTAAATAAATCCCAGATgctaatatttacaactggcagctcACATGAGGTATGCAGCATAGTGGCAGAGGAAGCAAACAAGTGTAAATTTCTAAGGATACATCTGGACTCAAACCTCTGGTGGATTAGCCACATTAATGCTGTATGTAAAAAAAGTCAGCAATGGGCTGTATCTTCTTAGCCAACTGTCCAAAATGGTGCCCAACCACATGCTTAAAACTGTGTATTATGGGACAGTCTATCCCCATCTTAGCTACTGTATAgaaatatggggttgtgctgcagaTGTTCACCTCAACAGAGTACTATTGCTACAAAAAAAGAGGGATTATACATGAACTAGGATATAAAGACTCTTGCCGTGATGTTTTCAGACAACACAAGGTACTTCACCATATATTCTTTGTATCTTTATaaattacttacttttttcctCACAGAAAATTGAAGTAACTAAATGTAGTGATATACGTGACTACAACACCAGGTTCAAAGAAAATTACTACCGACAATGAGCAAGATTAAAAATGACGGACCAGAGCCCATATACTAATGGACTGCTTTGGTATAATAAACTGC
It encodes:
- the LOC124605113 gene encoding uncharacterized protein LOC124605113 isoform X2; amino-acid sequence: MEVVLKFIQTNEIPSEILNSDMILSVLQASSMLQFEDLKKTCVRLIAQEWLTVETCLQTMHKTYELDIIELYKKAKAFALWEFFKVKLSPSFTQLTIEQLEDYLSNDGLNVREGEFEVFEAGMNWLQENPERAEYTCRVLQCVRFSQLSGSDIKTMLLYPISSAGNKLLRLILHLKEACAHSSDEEAETSTVHNLSYEDDKLSASVTLSQISQPCSKNNSLECQSICCCLKPIVHTSDGNFEKRASNEDLVKSVSDFSEGEKNADDLVSEDLNPEMKEIAAQLVNTPARFIPLVPCIVGHRVVHENRNPIKRIYVIYFEGRKLMQPMPLLHLSKINEGVHEPVGYQVISRGRELFIIGGEYFMGHANWNKSIWKYDIFKEDWAYETSLPSPRRHHAVCCLNDEIYVIGGFGRHRLITASVTKYNVVTRSWIECSSLPQNMYSVACCVYQGYIFVFGIEVYIYHVGSDVWHTFREPPITNNMAFNSAMPYEESIYLTGAYSCDLIKFSPYITTSETSAEHETVGAFYNQPSGACLIHDKIYAFSTDESGHMSVELYDIKKKCFQTVWEGCENEIYGIVDFNPKSNVGCFPVCLY
- the LOC124605113 gene encoding kelch-like protein 38 isoform X1, which translates into the protein MAEIQDDYGGDVVLRINGQEFQCRRKELAMRSPYFEAMFTHRFVEKDKRVIDMQGVEPDAMEVVLKFIQTNEIPSEILNSDMILSVLQASSMLQFEDLKKTCVRLIAQEWLTVETCLQTMHKTYELDIIELYKKAKAFALWEFFKVKLSPSFTQLTIEQLEDYLSNDGLNVREGEFEVFEAGMNWLQENPERAEYTCRVLQCVRFSQLSGSDIKTMLLYPISSAGNKLLRLILHLKEACAHSSDEEAETSTVHNLSYEDDKLSASVTLSQISQPCSKNNSLECQSICCCLKPIVHTSDGNFEKRASNEDLVKSVSDFSEGEKNADDLVSEDLNPEMKEIAAQLVNTPARFIPLVPCIVGHRVVHENRNPIKRIYVIYFEGRKLMQPMPLLHLSKINEGVHEPVGYQVISRGRELFIIGGEYFMGHANWNKSIWKYDIFKEDWAYETSLPSPRRHHAVCCLNDEIYVIGGFGRHRLITASVTKYNVVTRSWIECSSLPQNMYSVACCVYQGYIFVFGIEVYIYHVGSDVWHTFREPPITNNMAFNSAMPYEESIYLTGAYSCDLIKFSPYITTSETSAEHETVGAFYNQPSGACLIHDKIYAFSTDESGHMSVELYDIKKKCFQTVWEGCENEIYGIVDFNPKSNVGCFPVCLY
- the LOC124605113 gene encoding kelch-like protein 38 isoform X3, whose translation is MAEIQDDYGGDVVLRINGQEFQCRRKELAMRSPYFEAMFTHRFVEKDKRVIDMQGVEPDAMEVVLKFIQTNEIPSEILNSDMILSVLQASSMLQFEDLKKTCVRLIAQEWLTVETCLQTMHKTYELDIIELYKKAKAFALWEFFKVKLSPSFTQLTIEQLEDYLSNDGLNVREGEFEVFEAGMNWLQENPERAEYTCRVLQCVRFSQLSGSDIKTMLLYPISSAGNKLLRLILHLKEACAHSSDEEAETSTVHNLSYEDDKLSASVTLSQISQPCSKNNSLECQSICCCLKPIVHTSDGNFEKRASNEDLVKSVSDFSEGEKNADDLVSEDLNPEMKEIAAQLVNTPARFIPLVPCIVGHRVVHENRNPIKRIYVIYFEGRKLMQPMPLLHLSKINEGVHEPVGYQVISRGRELFIIGGEYFMGHANWNKSIWKYDIFKEDWAYETSLPSPRRHHAVCCLNDEIYVIGGFGRHRLITASVTKYNVVTRSWIECSSLPQNMYSVACCVYQGYIFVFGIEVYIYHVGSDVWHTFREPPITNNMAFNSAMPYEESIYLTASYDVYSPHCSTRNTIRLIITTRCLFM